The proteins below are encoded in one region of bacterium:
- the cobO gene encoding cob(I)yrinic acid a,c-diamide adenosyltransferase produces MIQVYTGNGKGKTTAALGLAFRACGHSKKVIMIQFMKGDIEYGEITASKKLDGFSIHQFGLPTFVKKGEPSPEDLRLAKAGFDFAKKTITETKHDIVILDEINVAIDYGLIELDDLLKLLNDVPSDMEIILTGRYANPAILERSDLVTEMREIKHPYIKGVAAREGIEF; encoded by the coding sequence ATGATTCAGGTTTATACAGGCAATGGCAAGGGTAAAACCACAGCAGCACTCGGTTTGGCCTTTAGGGCTTGTGGCCATAGTAAAAAAGTGATCATGATTCAATTCATGAAAGGTGACATCGAATACGGCGAGATCACCGCATCTAAAAAACTGGATGGTTTCTCAATCCATCAGTTCGGTTTACCAACCTTCGTTAAAAAGGGAGAACCTTCACCAGAAGACCTTCGCCTTGCAAAAGCCGGTTTCGATTTTGCAAAGAAAACTATCACCGAGACTAAACACGATATTGTAATCCTCGATGAGATAAATGTCGCTATTGATTACGGCCTTATCGAACTCGATGATTTGCTTAAGTTACTGAACGATGTCCCATCAGATATGGAGATAATCCTCACCGGGAGATATGCAAATCCGGCCATTCTCGAAAGGTCGGACTTAGTCACAGAAATGCGAGAGATAAAACACCCTTATATAAAAGGTGTAGCCGCGCGCGAAGGAATTGAGTTTTAG
- a CDS encoding zinc ribbon domain-containing protein: MPTYEYKCKACGYVFEEFQKISDSPLCVCPKCGGELKRVIYGGSGVIFKGSGWYVTDYGKGKSSATIGSKPEKTIETGETKPEDKNSKTIEEKAKTEGK; the protein is encoded by the coding sequence ATGCCGACTTATGAATACAAATGCAAGGCTTGTGGTTATGTTTTCGAGGAATTTCAAAAGATCTCCGATAGCCCGCTTTGTGTTTGCCCTAAGTGTGGGGGTGAACTCAAAAGAGTAATTTACGGAGGTTCTGGAGTGATATTCAAAGGTTCGGGTTGGTATGTCACCGATTATGGCAAAGGCAAGTCTTCAGCAACAATTGGCTCCAAGCCCGAAAAAACAATAGAAACCGGAGAGACGAAACCGGAAGATAAAAATTCAAAAACCATTGAAGAGAAGGCGAAAACTGAAGGCAAATAA